The following are encoded together in the Citrus sinensis cultivar Valencia sweet orange chromosome 1, DVS_A1.0, whole genome shotgun sequence genome:
- the LOC102613557 gene encoding uncharacterized protein LOC102613557 isoform X3, which yields MRFKKGDKVEVLSQKEVPSGSWRCGEIICGNGHNYTVRYDGDAASTDKTVFERVSRKAIRPCPPSLDVSEYWVPGDVVEVFNNYSWKMATISKILGKKYFLVRLLGSSLEFKVSKFDIRVRQSWLEDKWIVVGEGSSSREDGKYYKSPTLKYCQNSSFQTKKSNTRINLHTKDESFPVKNRVNIISNIVSSRILKRGSSYHYSEVEGTGTAEKFRAVDKDGRLLRVLAANRSLLPEQADAVAFPREMQDESNMHPFFNDGTTGFCDGEVERRRSSAAVGCSLAMNLDSNDAHSVACSVGSCSISINNSYKLPRHVSAGPTEDSNGNFSDAESFCHLAYDEGNCHLPRKEDLAAEIHRPEVGGLHTSLPNVSR from the exons ATGAGGTTTAAGAAAGGAGATAAAGTGGAAGTTTTAAGCCAGAAGGAGGTGCCCTCGGGCTCCTGGCGTTGTGGGGAGATAATTTGTGGAAATGGCCACAACTACACTGTTAGGTATGATGGGGATGCAGCTTCTACTGACAAGACAGTGTTTGAGAGGGTATCCAGGAAGGCCATCAGGCCATGCCCTCCTTCACTTGACGTTTCTGAATATTGGGTTCCTGGTGATGTAGTGGAAGTGTTTAACAATTATTCTTGGAAAATGGCAACAATTTCAAAGATCCTGGGGAAAAAGTACTTTTTGGTTAGGTTACTTGGATCTTCCTTGGAATTCAAAGTCAGCAAATTTGACATTCGGGTGAGACAATCCTGGCTGGAGGACAAGTGGATTGTGGTAGGAGAG GGTTCTAGCAGTCGTGAAGATGGGAAGTACTACAAAAGTCCAACTTTGAAGTACTGCCAAAATTCAAGCTTCCAAACTAAGAAGTCGAACACGAGGATTAATCTTCACACAAAAGATGAAAGCTTTCCTGTGAAGAACAGAGTGAATATCATTTCCAATATTGTTTCATCTAGAATTCTGAAAAGAGGGTCTTCTTATCATTATTCTGAGGTTGAAGGAACTGGAACTGCAGAGAAATTTAGAGCGGTCGACAAAGATGGCAGGTTGCTCCGGGTGCTTGCTGCAAATCGATCCTTGTTGCCTGAGCAGGCAGATGCTGTTGCTTTTCCAAGAGAAATGCAGGATGAAAGTAACATGCATCCTTTTTTTAACGATGGAACGACTGGGTTTTGTGATGGGGAAGTGGAGAGGAGAAGATCAAGTGCAGCTGTTGGATGTTCATTAGCAATGAACTTAGATTCAAATGATGCTCATAGTGTTGCATGCTCTGTTGGTAGTTGTAGTATCAGTATCAATAATTCCTATAAATTACCTCGTCATGTTTCTGCAGGTCCTACAGAAGACAGTAATGGTAATTTTAGTGATGCTGAATCTTTTTGTCATTTGGCATATGACGAAGGAAATTGTCACCTTCCAAGAAAAGAGGATTTGGCGGCTGAAATCCATAG GCCCGAAGTTGGAGGCTTGCACACCTCACTTCCCAATGTCAGCAGATGA
- the LOC102613557 gene encoding uncharacterized protein LOC102613557 isoform X2 — MRFKKGDKVEVLSQKEVPSGSWRCGEIICGNGHNYTVRYDGDAASTDKTVFERVSRKAIRPCPPSLDVSEYWVPGDVVEVFNNYSWKMATISKILGKKYFLVRLLGSSLEFKVSKFDIRVRQSWLEDKWIVVGEGSSSREDGKYYKSPTLKYCQNSSFQTKKSNTRINLHTKDESFPVKNRVNIISNIVSSRILKRGSSYHYSEVEGTGTAEKFRAVDKDGRLLRVLAANRSLLPEQADAVAFPREMQDESNMHPFFNDGTTGFCDGEVERRRSSAAVGCSLAMNLDSNDAHSVACSVGSCSISINNSYKLPRHVSAGPTEDSNGNFSDAESFCHLAYDEGNCHLPRKEDLAAEIHRLELHAYRCTMEALHASGPLSWEQEALVTNLRLSLHISNDEHLMELRSLVSADNSIPIR, encoded by the exons ATGAGGTTTAAGAAAGGAGATAAAGTGGAAGTTTTAAGCCAGAAGGAGGTGCCCTCGGGCTCCTGGCGTTGTGGGGAGATAATTTGTGGAAATGGCCACAACTACACTGTTAGGTATGATGGGGATGCAGCTTCTACTGACAAGACAGTGTTTGAGAGGGTATCCAGGAAGGCCATCAGGCCATGCCCTCCTTCACTTGACGTTTCTGAATATTGGGTTCCTGGTGATGTAGTGGAAGTGTTTAACAATTATTCTTGGAAAATGGCAACAATTTCAAAGATCCTGGGGAAAAAGTACTTTTTGGTTAGGTTACTTGGATCTTCCTTGGAATTCAAAGTCAGCAAATTTGACATTCGGGTGAGACAATCCTGGCTGGAGGACAAGTGGATTGTGGTAGGAGAG GGTTCTAGCAGTCGTGAAGATGGGAAGTACTACAAAAGTCCAACTTTGAAGTACTGCCAAAATTCAAGCTTCCAAACTAAGAAGTCGAACACGAGGATTAATCTTCACACAAAAGATGAAAGCTTTCCTGTGAAGAACAGAGTGAATATCATTTCCAATATTGTTTCATCTAGAATTCTGAAAAGAGGGTCTTCTTATCATTATTCTGAGGTTGAAGGAACTGGAACTGCAGAGAAATTTAGAGCGGTCGACAAAGATGGCAGGTTGCTCCGGGTGCTTGCTGCAAATCGATCCTTGTTGCCTGAGCAGGCAGATGCTGTTGCTTTTCCAAGAGAAATGCAGGATGAAAGTAACATGCATCCTTTTTTTAACGATGGAACGACTGGGTTTTGTGATGGGGAAGTGGAGAGGAGAAGATCAAGTGCAGCTGTTGGATGTTCATTAGCAATGAACTTAGATTCAAATGATGCTCATAGTGTTGCATGCTCTGTTGGTAGTTGTAGTATCAGTATCAATAATTCCTATAAATTACCTCGTCATGTTTCTGCAGGTCCTACAGAAGACAGTAATGGTAATTTTAGTGATGCTGAATCTTTTTGTCATTTGGCATATGACGAAGGAAATTGTCACCTTCCAAGAAAAGAGGATTTGGCGGCTGAAATCCATAGGTTAGAATTGCATGCGTACCGTTGCACTATGGAGGCATTGCATGCGTCAGGTCCACTAAGCTGGGAACAAGAAGCATTGGTTACAAATCTTCGTCTTTCACTCCATATATCAAATGATGAACATTTAATGGAGTTAAGAAGCTTAGTTTCTGCTGATAATAGCATTCCCATTAGATGA
- the LOC102614626 gene encoding probable receptor-like protein kinase At5g20050, with product MEDKKANIIAASLVLALIIFIIIARVTLKLSKAFFLIVGADIAVVLAVFACVIIRRRYHKRRLLLESKFVTEGRELRIEYSFLRKVAGVPIKFRSKELEEATDNFQALLGHGSSASVFKGILSDGTSVAVKRINGEENGEKEFRSEVAAIASAQHVNLVRLLGYCVVPGGPRYLVYEFIQNGSLDHWIFPTSRRSEGHYSGGCLSWDLRYRVAIDVAKALSYLHNDCRSRVLHLDVKPENILLDENYRAVVSDFGLSKLMSRDQSRCITTIRGTRGYLAPEWILEQGVSEKCDIYSYGMVLLELTGGRRNVSLIEHGNDKSKNKWQYFPKIVNEKMKEGKLMEIVDQRLTDEGGIDETQVRRLVDVAFWCIQERARLRPSMARVVEMLEGRVAVDDPPDTQMVIVDWLSIDQDDDAGGDIGRRRLAALASDLGRNLATDSAACSLTMSVLSGR from the coding sequence ATGGAGGACAAGAAAGCTAATATAATTGCTGCTTCTCTAGTTCTTGCCCTCATCATCTTTATAATTATTGCTCGCGTCACACTCAAACTTTCCAAGGCCTTTTTCCTTATTGTAGGTGCTGATATTGCAGTTGTCCTTGCTGTTTTCGCTTGTGTAATCATAAGAAGGCGTTACCATAAAAGAAGATTGTTGTTAGAATCAAAGTTTGTAACAGAAGGCAGAGAGCTTCGGATTGAGTATAGTTTCCTAAGAAAAGTTGCTGGGGTACCGATAAAGTTTAGATCcaaagaacttgaagaagcaACAGACAATTTTCAAGCACTGCTAGGCCATGGATCATCAGCTTCAGTTTTCAAAGGGATCCTAAGTGATGGAACTTCGGTTGCTGTCAAGCGGATTAACGGTGAGGAAAACGGGGAGAAAGAATTCAGATCAGAAGTTGCAGCCATTGCTAGTGCGCAACATGTGAATCTTGTAAGGTTGCTTGGATATTGTGTTGTCCCTGGAGGGCCTCGATACTTAGTCTATGAGTTCATTCAAAATGGTTCATTGGATCATTGGATTTTTCCTACAAGCAGGAGAAGTGAAGGCCATTATTCTGGTGGGTGTTTGTCATGGGATTTGAGGTATAGAGTTGCCATTGATGTGGCAAAGGCACTTTCTTATCTTCATAATGATTGCCGGTCAAGGGTATTACACCTCGATGTCAAGCCTGAAAATATACTTCTTGATGAGAATTATAGAGCAGTAGTATCGGATTTTGGTTTGTCGAAGTTAATGAGTAGAGATCAAAGCAGATGTATCACAACAATCCGTGGGACTAGAGGTTACTTGGCTCCCGAGTGGATACTGGAACAAGGGGTCTCTGAGAAATGTGATATCTATAGTTATGGTATGGTTCTTTTGGAGCTGACTGGGGGAAGAAGAAATGTAAGCTTGATTGAACACGGGAATGATAAGTCTAAAAATAAGTGGCAGTACTTTCCGAAAATTGTGaatgagaaaatgaaagaagggAAGCTAATGGAAATTGTGGATCAAAGACTAACTGATGAGGGAGGAATTGATGAAACTCAGGTAAGGAGATTAGTTGATGTAGCATTTTGGTGCATACAAGAGAGGGCTAGGCTTAGGCCTAGCATGGCCCGAGTGGTTGAAATGCTTGAAGGCCGCGTGGCAGTGGATGATCCGCCAGATACCCAAATGGTCATTGTTGATTGGTTGTCGATTGATCAAGATGATGATGCAGGTGGTGACATTGGAAGGAGGAGACTTGCAGCATTGGCATCAGACTTAGGTAGAAATCTTGCCACTGATTCAGCAGCGTGCTCACTTACCATGTCAGTTCTCTCCGGAAGGTAG
- the LOC102614156 gene encoding protein arginine N-methyltransferase PRMT10, which produces MGSHTNGVVSGDLAGSSNGGGGGGGGRGGGTATVDKEVDFANYFCTYAFLYHQKEMLSDRVRMDAYFNSIFQNKHHFQGKTVLDVGTGSGILAIWSAQAGARKVYAVEATKMSDHARTLVKANNLQDVVEVIEGSVEDIVLPEKVDVIISEWMGYFLLRESMFDSVICARDRWLKPTGVMYPSHARMWVAPIRSGLGDQKQQDYEGALDDWYSFLKETKTYYGVDMSVLTKPFSEEQKKYYLQTSLWSNLHPDQVIGTAAVVKNIDCSTATVDDIREVRSKFLSSIRGEGTRLCGFSGWFDVHFRGSTEDPAQQEIELTTAPSTYNGTHWGQQVFLFRPSVRVSEGDDLNVSFSMTRSKENHRLLEVEFSCEIRESTGQILPPIKNKFYIE; this is translated from the exons ATGGGGAGCCACACAAACGGCGTCGTATCAGGTGATCTTGCGGGGAGCAGCAatggaggaggaggaggaggaggaggaagagGAGGCGGAACAGCAACGGTGGACAAAGAAGTGGACTTCGCGAACTACTTCTGCACCTACGCGTTTCTCTATCACCAAAAAGAAATGCTCTCCGATCGAGTCCGCATGGACGCTTACTTCAACtccattttccaaaacaaACACCACTTCCAAGGGAAA ACTGTGTTGGATGTAGGAACTGGTAGTGGCATTCTTGCAATTTGGTCCGCACAAGCTGGTGCGCGGAAGGTATATGCTGTGGAAGCTACCAAGATGTCGGACCATGCTCGGACACTTGTCAAAGCGAATAATCTTCAGGATGTGGTTGAAGTGATTGAGGGCTCTGTAGAGGATATTGTCCTGCCGGAGAAAG TTGATGTGATTATCTCTGAGTGGATGGGATACTTCCTTCTGCGTGAATCTATGTTTGATTCAGTGATATGTGCTCGTGACCGCTGGTTGAAGCCAACTGGAGTTAT GTATCCTAGTCATGCTCGCATGTGGGTGGCACCAATTAGGTCTGGTTTGGGGGATCAAAAACAGCAGGATTATGAAGGAGCACTGGATGATTGGTATAGTTTTCTGAAAGAGACTAAAACTTACTATGGTGTTGATATGAGTGTTTTAACAAAGCCCTTCTCTGAAGAGCAGAAGAAATATTATCTGCAG ACATCATTGTGGAGCAACCTTCATCCTGATCAGGTTATAGGGACAGCAGCTGTTGTGAAGAATATCGATTGCTCTACTGCTACTGTGGATGACATTCGTGAAGTCagatcaaaatttttgtcATCAATCAGAGGAGAGGGCACAAGGCTTTGTGGGTTCAGTGGATGGTTTGATGTCCATTTTAGA GGAAGCACGGAGGATCCAGCTCAGCAGGAGATTGAGCTGACAACTGCCCCTAGTACTTATAATGGCACACATTGGGGCCAGCAG GTTTTTCTCTTCCGTCCTTCCGTTCGTGTTAGTGAAGGGGATGATCTGAATGTTTCTTTCTCAATGACTCGTTCTAAGGAAAATCATCGGTTGTTGGAAGTTGAGTTTAGCTGTGAGATTAGAGAGTCTACTGGGCAGATACTTCCGCCAATCAAAAACAAGTTCTATATAGAGTGA
- the LOC102613557 gene encoding uncharacterized protein LOC102613557 isoform X1, producing the protein MRFKKGDKVEVLSQKEVPSGSWRCGEIICGNGHNYTVRYDGDAASTDKTVFERVSRKAIRPCPPSLDVSEYWVPGDVVEVFNNYSWKMATISKILGKKYFLVRLLGSSLEFKVSKFDIRVRQSWLEDKWIVVGEGSSSREDGKYYKSPTLKYCQNSSFQTKKSNTRINLHTKDESFPVKNRVNIISNIVSSRILKRGSSYHYSEVEGTGTAEKFRAVDKDGRLLRVLAANRSLLPEQADAVAFPREMQDESNMHPFFNDGTTGFCDGEVERRRSSAAVGCSLAMNLDSNDAHSVACSVGSCSISINNSYKLPRHVSAGPTEDSNGNFSDAESFCHLAYDEGNCHLPRKEDLAAEIHRLELHAYRCTMEALHASGPLSWEQEALVTNLRLSLHISNDEHLMEPEVGGLHTSLPNVSR; encoded by the exons ATGAGGTTTAAGAAAGGAGATAAAGTGGAAGTTTTAAGCCAGAAGGAGGTGCCCTCGGGCTCCTGGCGTTGTGGGGAGATAATTTGTGGAAATGGCCACAACTACACTGTTAGGTATGATGGGGATGCAGCTTCTACTGACAAGACAGTGTTTGAGAGGGTATCCAGGAAGGCCATCAGGCCATGCCCTCCTTCACTTGACGTTTCTGAATATTGGGTTCCTGGTGATGTAGTGGAAGTGTTTAACAATTATTCTTGGAAAATGGCAACAATTTCAAAGATCCTGGGGAAAAAGTACTTTTTGGTTAGGTTACTTGGATCTTCCTTGGAATTCAAAGTCAGCAAATTTGACATTCGGGTGAGACAATCCTGGCTGGAGGACAAGTGGATTGTGGTAGGAGAG GGTTCTAGCAGTCGTGAAGATGGGAAGTACTACAAAAGTCCAACTTTGAAGTACTGCCAAAATTCAAGCTTCCAAACTAAGAAGTCGAACACGAGGATTAATCTTCACACAAAAGATGAAAGCTTTCCTGTGAAGAACAGAGTGAATATCATTTCCAATATTGTTTCATCTAGAATTCTGAAAAGAGGGTCTTCTTATCATTATTCTGAGGTTGAAGGAACTGGAACTGCAGAGAAATTTAGAGCGGTCGACAAAGATGGCAGGTTGCTCCGGGTGCTTGCTGCAAATCGATCCTTGTTGCCTGAGCAGGCAGATGCTGTTGCTTTTCCAAGAGAAATGCAGGATGAAAGTAACATGCATCCTTTTTTTAACGATGGAACGACTGGGTTTTGTGATGGGGAAGTGGAGAGGAGAAGATCAAGTGCAGCTGTTGGATGTTCATTAGCAATGAACTTAGATTCAAATGATGCTCATAGTGTTGCATGCTCTGTTGGTAGTTGTAGTATCAGTATCAATAATTCCTATAAATTACCTCGTCATGTTTCTGCAGGTCCTACAGAAGACAGTAATGGTAATTTTAGTGATGCTGAATCTTTTTGTCATTTGGCATATGACGAAGGAAATTGTCACCTTCCAAGAAAAGAGGATTTGGCGGCTGAAATCCATAGGTTAGAATTGCATGCGTACCGTTGCACTATGGAGGCATTGCATGCGTCAGGTCCACTAAGCTGGGAACAAGAAGCATTGGTTACAAATCTTCGTCTTTCACTCCATATATCAAATGATGAACATTTAATGGA GCCCGAAGTTGGAGGCTTGCACACCTCACTTCCCAATGTCAGCAGATGA
- the LOC102613265 gene encoding cytochrome P450 734A1, which produces MELEELLLFIINYWLKVVVICLMVLFLVLKVAKGLWWTPRRIEDHFSKQGIRGPPYHFFIGNVKELVGMMLKASSQPMPCSHNILPRVLSFYHHWKKIYGGTFLVWFGPTVRLAVSDPDLIREVFTSKSELYEKNEANPLVKQLEGDGLLSLKGEKWAHHRKIITPTFHMENLKLLVPVVAKSVTDMLDKWVAMSKSGSVEVEVSEWFQLLTEDVITRTAFGSSYEDGKAIFRLQAQQMELAAETFRKVFIPGYRFLPTKRNISSWKLDKQIKRSLTKLIEKRKANGNSKNKTMMATAMPQEEQEKGPKDLLGLMIQASSNSSSNITDYDIIEECKSFFFAGKQTTSNLLTWTTVLLAMHPHWQVLAREEVLRVCGSRDLPTRDDVAKLKTLSMILNESLRLYPPIIATIRRAKADVELGGYKIPRGTELLIPILAVHHDQAIWGSEANDFNPARFSEGVARAAKHPVGFIPFGLGVRTCVGQNLAILQTKLALAIILQRFSFRLAPSYQHAPTVLMLLYPQYGAPIIFQHLPNNVDDPSVDPQRHHR; this is translated from the exons ATGGAGCTAGAAGAACTGTTGTTGTTCATCATCAACTACTGGTTGAAGGTAGTAGTGATTTGTTTGATGGTGTTGTTTTTGGTGTTAAAGGTAGCAAAGGGTCTTTGGTGGACACCACGAAGAATTGAAGACCATTTCTCAAAGCAAGGGATCAGAGGCCCTCCTTATCATTTCTTCATTGGAAATGTTAAAGAACTTGTGGGCATGATGCTTAAGGCTTCTTCTCAACCTATGCCTTGTTCTCACAACATTCTCCCTAGAGTCCTCTCCTTTTACCATCACTGGAAGAAAATCTACG GTGGCACATTTCTTGTGTGGTTCGGACCCACGGTGCGACTGGCCGTCTCGGATCCCGACCTCATCCGTGAAGTGTTCACGTCCAAGTCCGAATTGTATGAGAAAAATGAAGCAAACCCACTCGTTAAACAGCTCGAAGGCGATGGTCTCCTCAGCCTCAAAGGTGAAAAATGGGCTCACCATCGAAAGATCATCACCCCCACTTTCCATATGGAAAATCTCAAA TTGTTGGTGCCAGTGGTGGCAAAAAGCGTGACGGATATGTTGGACAAATGGGTAGCAATGTCAAAATCAGGCAGTGTAGAAGTTGAAGTCTCCGAATGGTTTCAGCTTCTAACAGAAGACGTGATTACAAGAACTGCATTCGGCAGCAGCTATGAAGATGGCAAGGCCATTTTCCGTTTACAAGCCCAGCAAATGGAGCTTGCTGCTGAGACTTTCCGTAAAGTCTTCATCCCTGGCTACAG ATTTTTGCCGACAAAAAGGAATATAAGCTCATGGAAACTTGACAAGCAGATCAAGAGATCACTAACGAAGTTGATCGAGAAGAGAAAAGCGAATGGGAATAGCAAGAATAAGACGATGATGGCGACGGCGATGCCGCAGGAGGAACAAGAAAAGGGACCAAAAGATTTGTTAGGGCTAATGATTCAAGCATCATCGAATTCCTCCTCCAACATAACAGATTATGACATAATTGAAGAGTGCAAGAGCTTCTTCTTTGCTGGCAAACAGACCACATCCAATCTGCTGACGTGGACAACCGTCCTTCTAGCTATGCACCCACACTGGCAGGTGCTAGCACGTGAGGAGGTTCTAAGGGTGTGTGGATCACGTGACTTACCCACCAGAGATGATGTTGCAAAGCTTAAGACC CTAAGCATGATACTAAATGAATCCCTTCGATTGTATCCGCCAATAATCGCGACGATCAGACGGGCCAAGGCCGACGTGGAGTTGGGTGGATACAAGATACCGCGTGGGACCGAGTTGCTGATACCAATCCTGGCCGTTCATCACGACCAAGCAATTTGGGGGAGTGAGGCAAACGATTTCAATCCAGCTAGATTCTCAGAGGGAGTGGCCCGGGCAGCGAAGCATCCAGTGGGGTTCATACCATTCGGCCTTGGGGTCCGCACCTGCGTTGGGCAAAATCTAGCCATCTTGCAAACCAAGCTAGCCCTTGCCATCATACTCCAACGCTTCTCATTTCGTTTGGCCCCatcgtatcaacatgcaccaacGGTCCTGATGCTACTATACCCACAATACGGTGCACCCATCATCTTTCAACATTTGCCAAATAATGTTGATGATCCCTCCGTTGATCCCCAGCGTCATCATCGAtga